Proteins found in one Candidatus Nitrosocosmicus arcticus genomic segment:
- a CDS encoding glycosyltransferase yields the protein MVSTEYPPMHGGVGRYTENLVKSLLLRGLEVDVVSDSHGAGRYHGLSPYKRKNLNSNVLTALIKKIMPDIVHVQHEHGLYYYNQNPIYPLQSYTGLDDFYERCNVPIVTTFHTSMYFKQWMQLVNVSKKKKDLLNLKTYYKLWRQFINYHKFHSINRHIMAKSSCGIVFSNYLRQLIPDTTVVYHGSEPFCQTVISKAEARNKLRLPQNGRLALAQGFFTNTKGWDMIKKIQMPKNWKLVINFSKNFYNKENIEIKLPEKNIINLNKDYLTEEELSLLLFAVDALFLPYKVSSGSGTMFDGLGHGKPFIASDLGFFREFSNMNLGIVSKRDPKSFERVFMELDQNYQKFELHAKEFGRKILWDNIARQHIQIYTNLAEKAKISMGVTHFHSEDSLYNKITAPKPIHKDINNKLSP from the coding sequence ATGGTAAGTACGGAATACCCTCCAATGCATGGAGGAGTGGGACGATATACCGAGAACTTGGTTAAATCTCTGCTTTTGCGGGGTTTAGAGGTAGATGTGGTCTCCGATTCCCATGGCGCTGGTAGATATCACGGTTTGTCGCCTTACAAGAGGAAAAATTTGAATTCAAATGTCTTAACAGCATTGATTAAGAAAATTATGCCCGATATCGTTCATGTCCAGCATGAACATGGATTATATTACTATAATCAAAATCCAATATATCCCCTTCAATCCTACACAGGTCTAGACGATTTTTACGAACGCTGCAATGTTCCCATTGTAACTACGTTTCATACATCCATGTATTTTAAGCAGTGGATGCAACTCGTAAATGTATCAAAGAAAAAGAAGGACCTATTAAATCTAAAGACATACTACAAATTATGGAGGCAGTTCATAAACTATCACAAATTCCATTCCATAAATAGACATATAATGGCTAAAAGCTCATGTGGTATAGTTTTTTCCAATTATTTGAGACAGCTTATCCCTGATACAACAGTGGTATACCATGGGTCAGAACCGTTTTGCCAAACAGTAATTTCTAAGGCTGAAGCACGGAACAAACTCCGTTTGCCTCAGAATGGCAGACTAGCTCTAGCTCAAGGATTCTTTACTAATACTAAAGGATGGGATATGATTAAAAAAATTCAAATGCCAAAGAATTGGAAACTGGTGATAAACTTTTCCAAGAATTTCTATAACAAAGAAAATATTGAAATAAAGTTACCGGAGAAGAATATCATTAATTTAAATAAAGATTATCTTACAGAAGAAGAGCTCTCATTGTTACTCTTTGCAGTTGATGCGCTATTCTTGCCTTATAAGGTCAGTTCTGGTTCGGGAACAATGTTCGACGGATTGGGCCACGGGAAACCATTTATAGCATCTGATCTTGGATTTTTTAGAGAATTTTCCAACATGAATTTAGGTATAGTTTCCAAGAGGGATCCTAAATCTTTTGAAAGGGTATTTATGGAACTGGACCAAAACTATCAAAAGTTTGAGTTGCATGCAAAGGAATTTGGAAGGAAAATCTTGTGGGATAATATTGCAAGGCAACACATCCAAATATATACAAATCTAGCTGAAAAAGCAAAAATCTCAATGGGAGTAACTCATTTCCATTCAGAAGACTCGCTGTATAATAAAATCACAGCCCCAAAGCCTATTCATAAGGATATAAATAACAAATTATCGCCATAA